A DNA window from Hydractinia symbiolongicarpus strain clone_291-10 chromosome 6, HSymV2.1, whole genome shotgun sequence contains the following coding sequences:
- the LOC130646941 gene encoding transmembrane protein 41B-like, protein MSHRKTAQSKSKKEEGDFSSAKGGIENVIQEEESDNTVSALLTIFIIFTFAFIAMLFLYLNSPQLSTNDAAKVKLPKSLDDAKDLGKVISSYKDDYYPHVLTAFTLTYIFLQSFAIPGSIFLSILSGFLFPFPLALFLVCFCSSCGASFCYLLSSVIGKKVVKKYFPERIKKWKQQVEKHNKDLLSYITFLRITPFLPNWFINITSPVLNVPLLPFALGTFIGVAPPSFGFISAGVELYELTTTGDAFSFKSIVIVIGSAVVSLLPVIFRRTLQKKLD, encoded by the exons ATGTCACATCGTAAGACTGCACAATCGAAGTCCAAGAAAGAGGAAG gTGATTTCTCATCAGCTAAAGGTGGTATTGAAAATGTGATACAAGAAGAGGAAAGCGACAACACTGTTTCAGCTCTTCTTACAATTTTCATTATATTCACTTTCGCTTTCATTgcaatgttatttttatacttAAATTCACCACAACTATCCACAAATGATGCTGCTAAAGTGAAGCTACCAAAAAGTCTTGATGATGCAAAGGACTTGGGTAAAGTAATATCGAGTTATAAGGACGATTATTATCCACATGTTTTAACTGCATTCACACTAACATATATTTTCCTGCAGTCATTTGCAATACCTGGTTCTATTTTCCTGAGCATTTTATCTGGATTTTTATTTCCATTTCCACTGGCGCTATTTTTAGTGTGTTTTTGTTCAAGCTGTGGAGCTTCGTTTTGTTACTTATTGTCGTCTGTGATTGGCAAaaaagtagtaaaaaaatactttcccgaaaggattaaaaaatggaaacaaCAGGTTGAAAAACACAATAAAGATTTGTTAAGTTACATAACATTTTTACGAATCACGCCATTTTTACCAAACTGGTTCATCAATATTACATCACCAGTCCTGAATGTACCCCTTTTACCGTTTGCTTTGGGAACGTTTATTGGTGTGGCACCGCCGTCATTCGGTTTTATAAGTGCTGGTGTTGAATTGTATGAATTGACCACAACTGGAGATGCATTTTCCTTTAAATCTATTGTAATTGTTATTGGCTCTGCTGTTGTTTCGTTGCTTCCAGTGATATTTCGCAGAACACTTCAGAAAAAGCTGGATTAA
- the LOC130646940 gene encoding programmed cell death protein 2-like has product MSTLLGLLDCKINQDTDVDWTCNMIGGYPIWMTDVSEEDYPRCQLCGTLLYPLTQVYCPLETSKYHRALYVFACTTRSCWNKHESVVVWRCQKLDIKENNVANSIATKISTDDWGVNDWSDDDGDDHNQPKCTNNEAVDTLSKDLNAQLAIKPAYKPAQHFVGYHMYVISEKDAVEESSNEHEMRLYDEYINRVGDRPALNGAASNTKEKNENKANGERYEKTELKHGDRGFYQFQKRIRKSPAQCIRYELNGEALFLSSVSPVTNHVRNCQYCGLERVFELQLMPYMVSCLHQVEEQPRGNGTSPVIDMNETKRKRTDSGRFCFSDSDYENRVEFGCIYVYTCKASCWSDDDIFRQELVCVQADPDDAILT; this is encoded by the exons atgtcaacTTTGCTTGGTCTGTTGGACTGTAAAATTAATCAAGACACAGATGTTGATTGGACTTGCAATATGATTGGTGGATATCCG ATATGGATGACAGATGTCAGTGAGGAAGATTATCCAAGGTGTCAATTATGTGGGACGTTGTTGTATCCTTTGACACAAGTATATTGTCCACTTGAAACTTCCAAGTACCACCGTGCATTGTATGTTTTCGCCTGTACAACTCGAAGTTGTTGGAATAAACATGAAAG tgtTGTGGTGTGGAGATGTCAAAAGTTAGACATAAAGGAAAACAATGTTGCAAACAGTATTGCAACAAAAATT AGCACAGATGATTGGGGTGTAAACGACTGGAgtgatgatgatggtgatgacCACAATCAACCAAA ATGCACCAACAACGAAGCAGTGGATACACTGTCGAAAGATTTAAATGCACAGTTAGCAATCAAGCCGGCATACAAACCCGCACAACACTTTGTTGGATATCACATGTATGTGATCTCCGAAAAAGATGCCGTGGAGGAAAGCTCAAACGAGCATGAAATGCGCTTGTATGATGAATATATCAACCGGGTGGGAGATCGACCTGCTCTAAACGGGGCGGCATCGAATACGAAGGAGAAAAACGAAAACAAAGCTAATGGTGAGAGGTATGAGAAGACAGAGTTGAAACACGGCGACCGTGGGTTTTATCAATTTCAGAAAAGAATAAGAAAGTCTCCTGCTCAGTGTATTAG ATATGAGTTAAATGGTGAAGCTTTGTTCTTATCTTCCGTTTCTCCGGTCACTAACCACGTTCGAAACTGCCAGTACTGCGGATTGGAAAGAGTATTCGAATTACAGTTGATGCCGTATATGGTGTCATGTTTACACCAAGTCGAAGAACAACCACGCGGTAATGGAACTTCTCCCGTGATAGATATGAACGAAACAAAGAGAAAACGAACAGATTCCGGTCGATTTTGTTTTTCGGACAGCGATTATGAAAATCGTGTTGAGTTTGGTTGTATTTACGTTTATACTTGTAAAGCTTCTTGTTGGAGTGATGATGATATTTTTCGTCAAGAGCTCGTTTGTGTGCAAGCGGATCCGGATGACGCCATTTTGACATAA